In the Candidatus Binatia bacterium genome, AACATGAGCACGTCGAAACGGCCCGAGTCGATCGCGGCGTTGGCAATCTCCTCCAAGTTCGGCGTATGCGTGCTGACTCCCAAAAACCGGACCTTGCCTTGTTCCTTGAGGCGATCGAACGCTTCGTGGATGTTAGGTGCAAACAGCCGGTCGAGGCGGTCGCACGAATGGATATGAATGAGGTCGACGTAGTCGGTTTGCAGACGCCGCAAACTTCCCTCGACTGCCTCGATAATTTTGGGAACCGGCGTATCGTTCGGTAGGTGGCCGTCAGCCACGCAAAACTTGGTGGCCACGAACAGCTTGTCTCGATGCCCTTTCATGGCCTCGCCAAGTACACGCTCGGAGTTGGTGTCGGCGTAGTCGGGTGCTGTGTCGAAGTAGTTGATTCCGCGCTCGATCGCATACCGCGCCACGTTGGCGTTGTTGATGCGCGATGAGCCGAGAGAAATATCGGACACCATGGCGCCGGTGCGTCCGAGGCGGCGATAACTGCGCACGCGGGCTTCGCTCCACTCCGGTCGCGCCTGCGGGGCAATGGTTTCGACCTTGGCGCTGAAGAAGTCACGCCCAACGGCAATCCAGCCGCGATTGCGGGCGACAGCCACCCCGACCCCGCCGATGATTGCGGCCATCTCCGTTCCTGCGGCTGCGACCACGCGGAGCGCTTGACGCCGGCCGAGCTGGTGCGCTTCGGCAGTGTCGAGGGAGCGAGCGATTTCGATCCAGCGTTCTCTTCCGCCCAAGCCGCAGGGCAGACACACAGGCACCCGCCAAGCGAAAAACTGCAAGGCCATTGCCGCAGAGAAGCACACCAACGGGATGGCGAGATGCCACCAGGGCAGCAAACTTCGCTGCACGCCTTCGACGAGATCGTGCAACAGATTCCCTCCCAGCCACCAAGCGAGGAAGAGCCCGAGCGCGTACAGAGCCCAAACATAGGGCCGCTTGATTTGTACGAAGCGGAGCTGAAGCTCGCCGCCGCAAGCACTGCACTGTTGCTGGTCCATAGCCGCCTCCTGTGTTCTTGGCAGTGTACGGCGGGGGCGCACGCAAGTCTAGCCAGAGGGGTTGGCGCACTGCGGCACGGTGGACACGTGCGTTGGCGACCGTTCGATTGCTCGCGAGAGCTAGCGACGACTCGCTGACCACCTTGTGGCCGCCGTGTCAAGCCAACGCTGCAGCCGTTCGGCCCAAGGCAAGGCGCTCATCAACGCTCGTTTGAGTTCAGGGAGTGCCTGCCGAGCGGTCAAACGTCCGGCGTGGATCGCTTCACGGCTCAAGTGAAAGTCGAACAGGCCGAGACGAACAGGAACGTGAATCAGGAAGTCCGGTGGGTCATCACGCAGGCGGGCAGCGGCAATCCGCGCCTGCACGATAGTGCTGGCGCGCGAGAGGATTTCAACGAGGCCAAGCTCGGTGGCGGGGGTGCCGTTGGTTTCGGGTAGCAACCGGCTGGTCGAAAGCGGCGGTTTCTTCCAGCGCCGGCGCAAGCGCTCGCTCCATTGCTCGGTTAGGCTCGAGCGTGTCACCCGGCGTGGCAAAACCGCTGGGTGAACTTGCAGCACACTCACGGCAATCACAAAGTCCGCCCCCAGAGCGCGGGCCACGTCTGCGGGGATGGGGTTCACGAGGCCACCATCCACCAGAATCCGCGGCCCCAAGCGCTGCGGGGTAAACAAGCCTGGAATGGCAATGCTGGCCCGCACAGCCTCCAGGACCGAACCAGATTGCAACACGACCTCCTCGCCCGTGTCGAGGTCCGTCGCCACTGCAGCAAACGCGATCGGCAATGCTTCGATCGTCGTGCCCAGGTGCGGGCGAACGAGCTCTAATGAGCGCCGCCCTTCGAGCAATCCGGCTTGCGGCCAAATGGGGTCGAACAAACGCAACACACGGGCGCGGGTCAGTTCGCACATGGTATTGCGGAATGCCTCCAGTTGCCCATTGGCAAATGCCGCCCCGACCATTGCTCCGGCACTGGTACCAGCCACACAGCGAATCGGTAGCCCGGCGGCGACGAGCTCTTCGAGCACACCCACGTGAGCCATTCCGGCCGCGCCGCCACCACTGAGTGCGACGCCGATTTTCACAGAAGAAGTCGAGGTAAGGGCGGTCATCGGCGCTCTCTATGCCAAAAGCACCCCGCGATGTCACTTCGTCGCGAGGCCGCTGATGGTCGCGAGCAAGCGGTCGACGTCGATGCTGGTTTCCGTCACCTGCGCCGCCTCCTGCGGGTCGAGCAACGCGTTTTCCGAGTAAGGCACCGCGCCGAGTGGCTCCCCAAGCCACGCCCGCAACGCGTCAACATTGGTTCTTTGAGCCACCTCCGTAACTGGGATGGGGTGGTTCCAAACGTAGCCGAGCCAACGCGCCCCATGCATGCGAATGTTTTGTACTGTGAGCAACGCGTGATTTAGAGCGCCCAACCGATTGGCCACCACGACGAGCGCATGCGCTCCAAGAGCAAGGGCGAGATCGGCAAAGGTCAGTTGCTCGGTGAGCGGTACCAGCCAACCACCTGCGCCTTCGACTAGCGCAAGATCGTAACTTCCAGCATGCGATGTAATGTGCTGGCAAAGCCAGCGAAAGTCGATCGATCGTCCCTCCCGCTGAGCAGCAATTGCCGGAGCCAGCGGCTCGGCGAAAACGTAGGGACAGACCTCTTCCAGTGGTTGCACGGCACCGGCAAATCCGCGCAGACGGACGGCATCCGCCGGCACCAGCTTGCCATCGGTGCCCGTGCTGCAGCCAGTTTCGGCTGGCTTGAACACACCGACCCGCAAACCCCGCGCATGCAGCGCAGCCACCAACCCGCAGCTCACGGTTGTTTTGCCGACGCCGGTGTCTGTGCCCGTAACAAAGACAATACGTGTGCTCATGGAGTCTCGCTCGTTAAAACGTAGTAGGGCGAAAACGCCTCATGGGCGGCTCTGCTCTGTAACCTCCTGGATGCTCTCCCGCGCGACTGTGCACAGCTCTGCCAATTGATCGGCGGAGATGCAAAGCGGAGGCATAAGTACGATCACGTTACCAAGCGGGCGCAAAATAACGCCACGCCGCCGTGCCGCGAGAATCACTCGATGGCCGATGCGCAGCCCTGCGGGATAGGGCGCGCGGGTTTCCCGATCGGCCACGAGTTCAATTCCGACCATGAGCCCGCACTGCCGGACGTCGCCCACGTGCGGTAGCGGCGCAATCTCTTCGGCGAGGAGCCGTTCCAACTCCGCGGCCCGAGTCCTCACGCGATCCAGCACGTTTTCTTGCTCGAACACGGCAAGACTCGCGATCCCCACTGCACAGCCAAGTGGATTCCCGGTGTAGGTGTGCCCGTGGAAGAACGCCCGAAAAGCATCGTATGGCCCCAGAAACGCGGTGAAAATCTCCTCCCGCACGAGCGTGGCCGCGAGCGGCAAGTAGCCGCCCGAAATGCCCTTGCCTAGGCACATCAGGTCAGGCTCGACGGCGGCGTGTTCCACCGCGAACAAGCGCCCGGTGCGTCCGAAGCCCGTGGCCACTTCGTCGCAAATGAGCAGCACGCCATGGTGCGCGGTTAGCTCGCGGAGCGCGCGCAAATAGGCGGGATCGTGCGTCCACATTCCTGCTGCGCCTTGTACCAGTGGCTCGACGATCAATGCTGCCAGCCGAGCCCCGTGACGGCGAAACAATGCCTCCGCCTCAGCAATGGCTGCGTCGAGCGCTGCTGCGGCATCGAGCCCCCGCTGCCACCGGAATACATGGGGAGGGTCCAGCTTGTGGCAGGGGAATAAGAGTGGCTTGTGGAAACGGTGAAACGCCTCGGAGTAGCCGAGGCTCATCGCCCCAATGGTGTCGCCGTGATACGCCTCGGTAAGCGACACAAAGTCTGTTCGCTGCGGCTCGCCGACCAACTGCCAGTATTGCGCCGCAATTTTCAGCGCTACCTCAACGGCGGTCGCCCCCGAGTCGGAATAGAAAACCCGCGTGAGCGATGCAGGTGTGCGTTGGACAAGTTCCTTGGCAAGCGCAATAGCGGGCACGTTGCTGAGACCGAGCATGGTCGAGTGGGCCACCAAGTTGGCCTGCTCCTGCAACGCAGCGTCGAGCACCGGATGCCGGTGCCCGTGCACGTTGCACCAGAGCGAGGCGACGCCGTCGAGATAGCGGTTGCCGTGCACGTCGAAGAGGTAGGGTCCTTCGCCGCGCTCGATGATGAGCGGCGATTCGTTCAGCCACTCCGCCATTTGGGTGAACGGGTGCCAAAGAAAACGGTGGTCCCATTCGGCTAACGTGTCAGGAGCGATCCGGGCCATTTTGCTCTTCCTCGCTGAAAACCTTGGTGAACGCGCGTGCGGCAAACTCGAGATCGCGTGGCGAGTGCGTTGCCATCACGGTGATGCGCAGCCGTGATGTGCCCTCGGGTACGGTGGGCGGACGAATTCCTTGCACCCACACACCCTCCTCGAGCAAGCGCGCAGAGATCCGCATGGTGCGTGCCGGGTCACCGATCAGCACCGGGAGGATATGGCTCGCGTACGGGATGGTAGGGATGCCGGCGGCGCGAAGAGCACGCTGAAGGGAGGCAGCATTGGCAGAGAGTTGCTGCCGCAAATCGGGCCGGCTGCGCACCAGGCGCACGGCCGCCAGCGCTGCACCGACTACCGGTGGGGGCAAGGCCGTGGTGTACACCAAAGAGCGTGCGCGGTTGATCAACAGTTGGATCAAAGATCTCGCACCAGCGACATACGCACCGAAACAACCTAAGGCTTTTCCCAAGGTTCCCATTTGGACCGCAACCCGGCCGTGCAGTCCAAGCTCTTCGACCAGACCCGCGCCGGTGGGACCGAGAACCCCAGTGGCATGCGCTTCGTCGACCATGACCCACGCTCCAAAGCGCTGGGCCACTTCGCAAATCTCGACCAATGGGGCGCGATCGCCATCCATGCTGAACACCGAATCCGTGACGATCAAGCGGTGGCGAGCAGGCGTGTGCGCAAGTTCGTACCCTAATCGGTCGACATCATTGTGCGGGTAGACCACCACGCGTGCACGGGAGAGCCGGCAGCCGTCGATGATGCTGGCATGATTCAACGCATCGCTGAACACGGCATCGCCCTCGCCAACGAGGGCGGCAATCGTGCCGACGTTGGCGTGGTAGCCGGAATTGAACAGCACGGCCGCTTCCGTACCCTTCCAGCGGGCAAGTTCGGATTCGAGTTCCTCGTGTAGCGCGAGCGAGCCGGAGATCAGCCGCGACGCCCCCGCTCCCACCCCCCAGCGGGCTGCAGCATCGGCGGCCGCAGCCACGAGCTCCGGGTGATTTGCGAGCCCGAGGTAGTTGTTCGAACACATGAGCAAAGTGCGCCGGCCGGCCAGATCCACCCACGGAGCGACAGCGCTGCCGACGGGCCGCAGCGCGCGCAACAATCCTCGCTCCTGAAATGCTGCTAGGGTCTCGCTCGCGGCTCGTTCCAAATCCATGATCGAACATGTTTGCTAGCGAGAGCCAAAAACAAAGCCAACTCGCTGCGGCATCAACTTGACTTTGTTCCCTGTGAACTCCAAAAGGCGCCCTTCATTGCATTGGGCGTCCCGCCTCGAGTCATGCGCCGATTTGTTACGATTGTTGTTGTTGGTTTGATCGCCATGGGCGCCGGGCTGGTTTGGATGCAGTGGGACCGCGCGCCCACGGTGATCGCCGACGAAACGAGTCCGGTAATCGGTGCTGCCGCTCCTGTTCGCCTGAGTGTGCGGAGCCCGGGACCGGGACTGGAGGCCGTGCGGCTCACTGCGCGGCGGGGAGAGCACACTTGGCCACTGTACGAGCGGCTGTTTGTTCGGAGCACGTGGCGCGGAAGCGGAGTCAACGAATGCGTGATCGACACGGTACCGAATTGGGCCGGGCTGGGCGTGGGAGACGGCGAGCTGGAAGTGGAGTTGTGGGCTTCCACGTACGGGTGGCACTTGTGGAGAGCGGAACAGGTACTGGTGTGGCAGCGCAAAATTGTTTTGGACACCACGCCGCCCCGGTTGGAGCTTTTGACCAGCCAGCACAATGTCCGTTTGGGCGGGGTGGAACTGGCCATTTGGCGCCAGTCGGCGGACGCCGTGCAAAGTGGCGTGGAGGTGGGAGAATATTTCTTCCCTGCAGTCCGTGGCTTCTTTGCTGACGCACAGTTGACAATGGGACTATTTGCGATTCCGCAGGATCTCGATGGCACTGCGCAACCGCGCGTGGTTGCATGGGATCACGCCGGCAATCGCAGCCAAGTTGCGATTCCAGTGGTCATTCAGATGCGCCGCTTTGCCGAGAGGATGTTGAACCTAGACGACGACTTCCTTGCCCGTAAGGTTCCGGAAATCGAGGCCGCCAATCAGTTGCCGGCCACAGGCACGCTGGTCGAGCGCTACCTGCGCATCAACCGTGACCTGCGGCGACAAAACGAAACGACCCTCCGGCAACTTGCAAGCAAGAGTCAGGCGACGCCCCACTGGTTTGGCACCTTTCACCGGCAATCGAACACTGCGCCGCTGAGTTCCTTTGCCGATCGGCGAACGTACGTGTATCGGGGTGAGCAGATCGACCGCCAGGTGCATTTGGGGTTCGATCTAGCTTCGATCAAGGCCAGCCCGGTCGAGGCGGCCCAGAAGGGCACCGTGGTGTTTGCTGGCAACTTGGGAATTTACGGCAACACGGTCGTCGTCGATCATGGGCTCGGCGTTTTTACGTTGTACGGGCACTTGCGAGCCATCGATGTGAAGCCAGGGGATTTGGTGGAACGGGGCCATCAGCTTGGCCTCACGGGAGAGACCGGCCTCGCCGCGGGCGATCACTTGCACTTTTCCGTGATGCTGTGGGGCGTGCATGTCGATCCCGTCGAGTGGTGGGACGGGAGTTGGATTCGCAAGCATCTGCTGGCAAAAATCGAAGCGTTTCCTCGCGCCTCTGTGAGTGAAGGGCAAGGGAGTCCATGAGCAAGCAAGCACATGAACGGGTGTTGGAAAAAGGAGAAGGGCTGTTGCGCTCGTGGGGGTTACACCCATCCTCGCCGTTGAGCGACTTGGCCGCGAGAATGGGGCGTGATGCAGCCGCGGATGCGGCTCTTGCGCATTGGCTCGGAAGCCGCCCGGAGGCTGAAGCGGTGGCGCTCCTAGAAAAGCTCGCTGCGGCCGAGGATAAAACGGTACGTCGCGAAGCGCGCCGTGCTTTGTACCGGCTCGAGCAACGTGGCCTGGTTTCGCGAGCTGCGCCCCAGGAGGTTGTGGCGCGGCCGTTTCTGGAGGCAGAACCAGCGGTAACCGAGGCATATTTCTCCCAATATTTCAGCACGGGTGAACGTGAACTGTTCTTTGTGCGCAAGGGATCGGCGCGTTTGCTCGTCTTATTTGCCATAACGCGCGACTACGATCACTCCTTGCGGGAGCTCAGGCGGGTTGAGCTATCCAGAAAACAGTGGCGAGCGTCTCTCGAAGACAGCGCCCGCGGCGGTTACCCGCTCGCGAAAGGAGATGCTGCCCACTGCGACGCCCTGCTGTGGCGCGCGTATGAGAACGTGTCTTCTGTAGGGCAGCCAATCAGCGTGGACTATGCCGCCGTTCGCAGCGAATTCTTTCAGGGCCCGCCCCTCGCGACCGCTTCCCACCCTCTCACCCAGATTTATCCAGAGGCAGAACTCGCAGAGGTCCCGATCGCCGCGAGGCAAATCGGTGAGAGACTCTTGAACGAGAAGGCCGTTCTCTCGCTTGCCGCTGGCCTGCTGGACCGGTTGAGGGAGTTCGTCGAGCGTATTCGCGAGGTGCAGGCAAGCCCACTGGTGTTAACCGACGTTCAAAAGCAGGAACGGCAAGCGCAAATCGTTGCGCAGGCCATCGACACCGTTTTTGCGCCTGCGGAGCGCCCGTCGTGGGTCCATCGTCTACGAGAAGTGGGCTACTACGTGCACCTCATGGGCAAGAGCTCCGTTGCCCGTGAGCTTGCGGCGACGGCCTTTGCGTTGGAGAAGCCAGGGATCGATCCAAAACAGGTAGCGTTTTGTCGGGCGGCAGTAGAAACCTTGATTTTTATTGAGCTTTATGAGCGCGAGCTCGCGGAAGCGGAGAGGGCGAAGGAGTCCCTAATCGTCACGCCCGACCGGCTCGTGCGCGCTGCTCGCGCTGCTAAGGAACGCACCCCACGTCGTTGAACGACGGAATGCTGATACCGTCAGTTGGCGACGGATCCGCCCTCGTCGACCGCAAGCAGAAAAATTTGCTTTGACTAGGTGGCGGCTGGTGGCTTAAGCTTCGCGGCAGTCTTCCGAACTGGGGGTCGGTCGGTTGCGAGCGAGGAGCCGTGCAAAGGGAACTGGCCGGGCTAAGCCCAAGCAGCGCCAGTGGAAAACCTGGTTCGAGTGGTTGCCGATTCCGGCTTGGGTTGAGTCCCAGAGCAAATTGCTGCACGCGAATCAGGCGGCGATCGCCGCATTTGGAGCGCGCTCCCTCGAGGAGTTGCAACAGGCTTGGAGACGGGTTCACCCTTGCCTTGACCGCAAGTTGCCACTGCGAGGGGACGCGATGGGGACCTCGGCGGAGGGACCCTTGGAAGTGGAAGCGCGGCATGTAGACGGGCGGCCCCTGTTCTTGGTCATGTTCGCCTCCCTCCTGCCGGCTCGACCACGAGCCATTCTGGTTGTGGCATGCGCTCGGCAACTCTCGGAAAAGGTCACCCTGGAATTACAGAAGGAGCGGGCCGCCCGAGAAAAGGCCGAGTCGGAGCTTCGGGATCAAAGCCTCTGGTCCGCACTGGGTACGTTGGTGGGGCGGGTGGCTCATGACATTCGCAACCCCCTGTTTGGAATGCTGGCCACGATCGATGCCCTGGAAGCCAAGATTGGCGCGCCTGATGTGCAAGAGTATTTCAACGTCTTGCGGAGCGAGGGGCACCGCTTGAACCGGTTGCTAGAGGAGCTGCTCGCGTTCGGACGCGGGGGGAGGGCCCGGCGCCGCGAGATTGTGGAGCTCGGCGGCGTCGTTGGGGAGGCGATGCGGCAGTGTGAGCAACTGGCCAAGGAACGAGGTGTTACCTTAAAAATCGTGCACCGTGCCGCGAGCGCCCGCGTGAATGCGGATGAGGAACATTTGGTGCAGGCGGTGCAGAACATCGTGCAAAACGCCGTCCAGCATTCGCGTCCAGGGAGCGAAGTGGCGGCATTTACGTCGGTGTTGAAGCGAAAAGGCGGAGGCATGGCGGTGTGCGAGGTGTGGGACGCCGGCCCAGGTTTTCGCCCCGAGGACCTCCCGCACGTGTTCGAACCGTTCTTTTCGCGGCGCTCTGGGGGTACCGGTCTTGGCCTGGCCATCGCTGCGCGGATCGTGAGCGATCACGGGGGAACCATCCGCGTGGGCAACCGCCCGCGTGGCGGGGCGTGGGTGCGCATAGAAATTCCGGTGGCGCGAGAAAGAAGAAGCTCAGGCCCAAGCGAATGAGTTTGCGGGTGCTCGTTGCTGACGACGAAGATACAGTGCTGTTTGCCTTGCGAGAATATTTAGGATCGCGAGGCTGGCAGGTCACAGAGGCACGGAGCGCGGCAGAACTCTGGCGGGCAATCGAACAGGGACTGCCAGATGTCGTCCTGCTCGATTACCAGCTCCCGGATGCTACTGCGCTCGACATTCTTGCGGCGCTACGGGAAAGAATCCCGACGGTACCGGTGATCATCCTCACCGGATTTGGTTCGATCGAACTTGCGGTTAAGGCCATGCAATTGGGGGCAAAACAGTTTCTGACCAAGCCGCTCGATTTGCCGACCTTGGCTACGCTCATTGAGCGGGTGGATAGCGAGCGGCGAGCGGAGGCGTTGTATCTTGTTAGCCGCGAGTCGCAGGTGCGCCGCGAGGCCAATCCGTTTGTCGGGACCAGCCAGGCCATCCGTCGTGTGGAACAGTTGGCAAAGAAAATTGCTCGGTCCGATGCGGCGGTGTTACTCACTGGCGAGACGGGTACGGGCAAAGGCGTGCTTGCGCGTTGGCTACATGCTCAAGGCCCGCGCCGAGGGAACCCATTTGTCGACATTAACTGCGCTGGACTGGGTGGCGAGTTGCTCCACGCTGAACTGTTTGGGTACGAAAAGGGTGCCTTCACAGGGGCGGTGGAACGTAAGCTTGGCCTGGTGGAGCTTGCCCACCGTGGCACACTGTTTCTCGACGAGATTGGCGACATGGACCTGGCCGTGCAGGCGAAATTGCTCAAGGTGCTGGAAGAGCGTCGCTTTCGGCGCTTGGGCGCCGTTGCCGATGTCCAAGTCGACATTCGCTTGATCAGTGCCACGCACCATGACCTGACACAGGCCGTGGTGCGTGGCAGTTTTCGCTCGGACCTATACTACCGCATCGCCGTGGTCACACTCGAGCTGCCGCCCCTCCGCGAGCGCAAGGAAGACGTTCCTTTGTTGGCCGAGGAAATGCTTCGGCAGTTCGCGCCAGCAGGAAGGGATGGTCCTTGGAGACTTTCGCCGGAAGCGATTCAGGCTCTGGTGAGGTATTCCTGGCCGGGAAATATTCGGGAGCTGCGAAACGTGCTCGAACGAGCGACGTTACTCGCCAATGGGCCCACCATTGGCGCGGAACACTTAGCCGTTGGGGTGGCTGGCTTCGTGGCCGCCCCGAACGTAATGGCTGTAGAGGAGAACGCGGACCTGCCATTGGCCGAAGTGGAAAAGCGCCACATTCTGCGGGTCTTCGATGCAGTGGGGGGGGATGTGGCCCGAGCTGCCGAGCGCTTAGGGGTGCCGCGCAGCACGCTGTATCAGCGGTTGCAAAGCTACGGAGTGCAGCCGCGGCGTCCGCGCAAGGCCCGGCGTTCCTAACCGCAATCCTGCCGCGGCTGCGGCGGGGCTGGAACTGGGCAACGGGGAATCGGAGGGTCGCAGCCATGTTCCGGTATCGCCCGCTGCTACGGCACCTCCCTGCCGGTCTCTCCCAGATTCCAGATTCCAGAAGTGAGAAGCGTTCGCGCAAATCGCCGCCAGAAGACGCGGGCCCGCAGCGCACGGGCTGGTTGGCATGTTGGTCGCTCTTGTCGGTGGACAGAGGTCCAAGTTTCACCATGAAAGATATTTGGGACGAAAGAACAAGGATTCTGGTCATTGCGCCACGGTGCTCGGCTACGCAGGCAATTGTTCGGCGCTTGCGTAGCGAGGGATTTGTGGTGGATGTCGCACCAACCCCGCAACAGGCGTTCGCCCGGGTTGATCTGGTCCGGTACGATATCGTCGTTGGCCACCAGCGCATCGACCGGAGCCGACGCGAAATGCTGGCAGAGCTGGCCCGCTTCGTTCGCCGTCGCCGCCCACAAGCAGGCTTGATCGAGATCTCCGGCTGCACAAGCGGGCCGGGCGACGAGTGTTGCGAGGCGGCACCGTTTCGCGCGCGCTCTCTGGCTTGCCGCGGAGCCAACTCCTTGTTGGTTCAGTCCGTGCTGGAACTCATCCAGCGTGCGGTGTCAGCAGCGGGATGTTCGTCGCCGCATGAGCCTTGTTCAGATGAGTTCAAGGCGGCGAATTCATGAGCCGCCTGCTGGTGGTTGAAGACTCGGACGCGCTTCGCTTTGCGATGCGAGAGTTCTTTCAGAACCGTGGCTATACGGTCGACGAAGCGAGCAGCTTGGCGGAGGCGCTGCGGCATATCGCTCGGAGGTCTTATGCAGCGGTTCTGTTGGATTGGTCGCTAACGCCGGACGGAGCGGAGGGGGCGGAGGTTCTCCGTTATCTCCGCGGCGGCAAGGTGCGGAAGCCGCCACTTGCCGTGGTGGTGACGGCCCTGCGGGATGCCGAAGTGGAGCGAATGGCACGATCACTTGGCGCGCAGCATGTTCTGTGGAAGCCGGTCGACCTCAGCCAGCTCGCAGCCCTGTTGCCCCCGCCAAGGCCGACGTCTGCCAAGCCAAAGAAGTGATTGAAATCAGCGCGGAACGAAGCAGAGGAAAATGTCGAACGGCAAACAAGCGGACCCGCAAAATCGCTGGCAAAACAATGCTGAGACGAATCTCCGGGAAACCCACGCGGACGAGGAGCGGGGAGCAGCACAACCGGACCTCACGCCCCGAGAAGCCGAGATTGAGAGGCTGCGTGCAGAGCTCGAGGAGACCCGCCGCGCGTTTGACCACTTTGCATGCGCTGTGGCCCATGACTTGCGTACACCGCTGCGTCACATCGAAGCGTTCGCTCACTTGATCCAAAAGGAGGTTCCCGACGCGAGCGCGGTTGCGCAGTCGTACTTGGTAAGCCTGAGAAATGCGGTGGCCGACATGCGGGAATTGCTCGAGGCCTTATTGCGCCTCTGCCGCGCGGGCCATGCCCCGTTGGCGCGCCGGCGCGTGGACCTCAAGCAGATGGTGCTGACCATCCTGGCCAGATTCCAACGCCGCTTCCCACAGCGCGTAACCCAAGTCACGTTCCGCGGCGATCTCGAAGCCTCTGCGGACCCAGACTTGACGTATCTCCTCCTCCACGCGCTTCTCGACAATGCATGGAAGTACGCGCAACCCCGGCCAACTACGACGCTCGAAGTTGGGGAGCGGCTTTGCGGAAGTCACCGCGTGTATTACGTGCGCGATTTCGGAGTAGGTTTTCCGCAGGAGCAGGCCCAAGAGCTGTTCAAGCCCCTGCGCCGCTTGCACTCCAGCGCCGAATTCGAGGGCGTCGGGCTAGGGCTGGCGTTAGCCAAGCGGATTGTCGAACGGCACGGCGGGGAGATCTGGGCCGAAGGAGAAGTCGGCCAGGGGGCTTGCTTCTACTTCACGTTAGGTGCGTAGCCCGGCCTCGCCATCAGCGGCGCGCAGTTAGAGGGTGGAGCCGGCTCTAGGCGTGCAACCTGGGCTGGTGGGAGAAGTTGGTTACGTACCGCCACGCGTGTAGCATCCCGAGCGATGACCTCGTAGTGTCCTGGTAGTACTGCGTCGAGATTTTGTCCCGGCCGGAGTGGATCCGATATCCAGATGAGCGGCCGCTCTTCCCACCAGCGCTGGAGCGTGGCGGCGTCGATGAACAAACGGTCGCCGTGAGGCTCGAGGTATGTCGGCAGCACGAAATCACGCGGCGGCAAAATTTCAATGCGCCGGCGCAAGTAGTAGTTGAGCCCGGCACACGTTTGGTACTCCTCGGGAGCTTGGTAAACGACCGTCACGTTTGCCCCTTCCAAGTGTGGGCTGATTTGCTGAGCTAACGGGAACGTAGAATTGTTGGGGGCCACGAGGGCAAGCCCCCGGCAAAACAAGGGGACCACCGCGGCAAAGGTCACGGCAACAGCCACCGGTGCCAAGCGTCGTGCCCCGATCCACCAGAGCAAGAGGGCGACCACGCCAGCCAAGCTCAAACCGCCAAACGCCTGAATTGCAATGCCGATAAACTCGTGCGTAGGCCCCAGCCACTCCTCTTCCCGCAGTAAACGCGGCACGACCCAGAGCCCGTTCACGAAAACGAATGCAGCGAAAACCCAATGAACCCAGGTTGCGGCCGCCCAGCGCGGAGAAAGCGTTTCGGCACGCCCGAGGTATGCTGCCACAAGCAGCGCCAGGGGTGGCAGCGCCGGCAAAGAGTAGTGTTCCAAGCGCGACGATGCAGCCGAGAACAGGGCAAGCACCGCGAGGCTCCAGGCGAGGAGGAGAACGGCAATTGTCCGCTCCTCGCGTGTCGGGAGTTTGCCCACCGCCACGCCAACGGCTGCGGGAACGAACACGCTCCACGGAAAGAGACGCATGGCGAAAGCTGCCCAAAACATGGGTAACGAGATCGGGATCGAGTCGCGCGGAAACTTTTTGTCGAAGAAAAACAACAGGTGCTGGTTGATCACATAGTCC is a window encoding:
- a CDS encoding glycosyltransferase family 39 protein; translated protein: MAVAVLILVVTAWAFTHRLGSFPLLDDPNEAQYAEVAREMIESGDWLSPQLNYVIFLNKPPLAYWGIAWVYELWGIHEAAARLPGAVAAWLTILIVLVWGWRAFNPFVGCLAAGILASMGGFFVETHLVRPDLWLVLGLTLAISALWELLERPEERLWRWSTPLALWQVGLAIGLLAKGMLALLLPAFALLAAVVAERRWRLLLPFFHPRAWWLWLAIVGPWHAAMSFVHSGFLWDYVINQHLLFFFDKKFPRDSIPISLPMFWAAFAMRLFPWSVFVPAAVGVAVGKLPTREERTIAVLLLAWSLAVLALFSAASSRLEHYSLPALPPLALLVAAYLGRAETLSPRWAAATWVHWVFAAFVFVNGLWVVPRLLREEEWLGPTHEFIGIAIQAFGGLSLAGVVALLLWWIGARRLAPVAVAVTFAAVVPLFCRGLALVAPNNSTFPLAQQISPHLEGANVTVVYQAPEEYQTCAGLNYYLRRRIEILPPRDFVLPTYLEPHGDRLFIDAATLQRWWEERPLIWISDPLRPGQNLDAVLPGHYEVIARDATRVAVRNQLLPPAQVARLEPAPPSNCAPLMARPGYAPNVK